The Vibrio fortis DNA segment ACCTTAAAGAACAATTTGTACTGTGGCAGATTGACCGAAGCCGCCGTTGCTTCAATTTCTGCTGGAAGTTGCTTTAATGCAGTAAGAGCAGTCATGTGACCAACCGTGTAATAATGCACCACCGTATTAATCACGAGGAATGTCATCGTGCCATAAAGAAAGTTCAGCGGATTGTTCAAGTCATTGAAGTAGAAAATGTACCCCAAACCTAGCACCATACCTGGAACGGCCATTGGTACAACGCTCAGCATCTGCATCACTTGGCGAATCGGCGCAAACGCACGTCCTTTCTCGATGCCGTATGCTCCGAGGAAAATCAATACGGTACCGATAATCGCCGCCCATGCACCTAGTGTCAGCGAGTTATAAAACGGAGTCCAACCATACGTACTCATTTCAGCGAAGTTGTAATTATTGAGTGTAAGCGCTTTGTTCCAAGGCCAAAACGTTACCATTGAGCCGTAGATCGCCATCCCCAAAACAACCACCACTGCAGCAGAAATCGTCAAGCAATAGATAAAGCAGACACTGTCTCGAATCACACTAGGCTGAGGTTGATAGGCGACCGAGCGTGTATCAAAGAGGCTTTTCTGCTTCTTTTGAACCCAACGATCCACGCCAAATGCCAAAGCGGCGGGTAGTAATAACAAAATACTGGTGACAGCACCCATAGAGAAGTTCTGCTGACCAACCACCTGCTTAAAAATATCAGTAGAAAGAACGTTGTAACTCCCGCCGATTACTTTCGGTACACCAAAATCACACACCACCAGCGTAAATACGACGATCAATGTGCTGATCAAACCATATTTCGCAGCTGGCAAAGTAACGACAAAGAACGTTTTAATCGGTGATGTGTTGAGAGCACGTGCGGCTTCATACAAGCGCGCATCGGACGTTCTAAGAGAAGTGGTCAGAATCATGAGAGCATGTGGAAATGTCCAAAAAATCAAACCCAACGAGATGCCAATCAAGCCATAGACTGAGTGCCCACCGAGCACTTCTTTAGCGATACCCTGATTACCAAACAGAAAGATTAAGCTTATCGCAGGGAGCAGTGAAGGCGCTAATATCGGTGCAGAACCAAGTACTTGGAATAACCCTTTCATCGGCATACAAGAGCGCGTTAAGGCATAAGCATAACCAAACGCGAGTACACCTACGACAACTGTCACCAGTAACCCAAGAGTAAATGTGTTACCCACCGACTGCCAAAGACTTGCTGAAGAGAAATAAGTCGCGAAATTTTGTAGGCCGACAAACTCCCCTTCACCGTTCTGGACACTTTTCTTAAGCATCGCCCACAATGGCATCAAAATGAACAGTACCATCACCACAGACAAGGACGCCAACAAGCTGAATAGGATGACGTTATCTTTACTTACTCGTGCGAGAAGCGGTGTCACGCGCTGCTGAATTCGTTGCTTAGATTGCATCATTTGTGTCGATTCCATGACAATTACGCCGCCTCATCTTTAGATACAAGACGTTCATTGCTCGAGTATGCGCGCAACCCTTCTTGATCGAGCGCCACATAACGAATGTCTCCACGACGCAGTTTCATGTCATTAAAGGTTTTTACCGGCACATCGACCACAATCTGCTTCGCTCTTGGGTCGTGCTGAAGTTCACACTCAACCCGGTAGAATGCCCCCAGGAATTCACTCGAAACGATACGAACAGGAAGAGACTCACTAAAGCGATCAACAAACTGGATCTGCTCCGGTCGCACAGCAATATCAAAGCGGTCACCAACGTTCGCATCCAAGTTATCTAACTCTGGCAAAGTTAGGATGGATTCCGCGATGCGCATTTTTGAATCGGCAATCACTGACGTTTCAATGAAGTTCATGCAACCAACAAACTCTGCAACAAATCTTGTGGCTGGCTTTTGATAGATCTCTTGCGGCGCTCCTACTTGTTCAATCACACCATGATTCATCACCACAATGCGGTCAGCCATCGTCAAAGCTTCATCTTGATCGTGTGTCACCATGATAGTAGTGATCCCAAGCTTTCGTTGCAGTTGGCAAATTTCATCACGTAAATGGGTTCTTACTTTGGCATCCAACGCAGAAAGCGGTTCATCAAGTAGTAAAAGCCCCGGTGAAAGTGCTAATGCGCGAGCAAGAGCAACTCGCTGTTGTTGACCACCTGATAGTTGGTTCGGGTACTTCTGTCCAGAGCCCGGCAAGCCAATGGTTTCAAGCCAACTCTCAACCGCTTCAAGCGCCTCTTTGTTCGACATGCCCTGATTTTTCAAACCAATTGCGATGTTCTCTTCCACAGTCAGGTTAGGAAAGAGCGCATAAGACTGGAATACAATGCCAAAATCACGCTTTTCTGGTGGTAGAAAAGTGGTATCAACTTGGTTCTGTTCAATGCGTCCAGAAGTAGGAAGGTCTAATCCCGCAATCGCACGCAGAAGGGTTGTTTTTCCGCAGCCAGACGGCCCTAAGAAACAGACAAACTCCCCTTTCTCGATAGACAGGGAGATGTTTTTTAACGCCGTAAACTGACCAAACTGTTTTACAACGTTTTCTATATTCAGATAGGTTGAATTGCTCATTTTCTGCAGCACTCTTTAAATGGTATATACCAAATTTAAACTCTGAATATTTCAGTTGAGTGACAAATTTATAGAAGCTAAATGACAGTTATATTGCGTTTGTATAACGGTTCGGTTTCGTATTCAAAAAGTGCTTAAAATTGGCATCATTCATGTGTCGAAGCTGAGTACCAATACTCAGATTCCCCTATGCACGCCGTGTCTCTCACCCAAGAACGCTAGATTTATCATCTTCATACAAACCACACGATTAGATCATACATCCAAAAAACAACACAATAATAGTGATAACAACCAAACATTAATGATAATAAATATCATTAATGTTTGTATAACTTATAAATATTCATATAATCCTCCCTCCAAATAACTACTATAAGTCATTGTTATGAGTATTTACTCAAACCCCACTTTCAAGTTAAGCCTGCTCTCCATCGCTCTCTTTCAATCTTTTTCCGCAGTTTCGTCTGAAGTCACGGATGAATCTGTCGAGGTCATCGGTGTTCAATATGCCAAACCTATTACCGTATCCGAACCCGGTCAAACCACCATCGATTGGCAAGAAGTGGAAGAACAACAGTATTCCAACTTTGCGTCCCTGATTGACTCTGTACCTGGCGCACACCTCGATGGTGGTGCTCGTTCAGGTGGTGAGCGTATCAATATCCGCGGTTTTTCTGACCCAAGTGACATCGCAGTGTTCGTTGATGGTGCACCGATCGGTTTTCAACAATACCGCTACGGCACATTTTTCTTTGATCCTTTCTTAATCGGCGAAGCGGAAATTATTAAAGGCGCGCATGATTATCGAGCGCTTAACGGCAAGTTTGGCGGCACTATCCATATCAAAACGAAGACCGTAGATGACTTGCTTGCGCCGGGAGAAAACTTCGGCTTCCGTGCAAATCAAAGATACAATACCAACGGCGACTCTATGGCATACAACCTAAGCGTCTATGGTAAAAGTGATACAGGGTTTTACTATATCGCCAACGGGTCAGTGACGGACTCTGACGATATCCATGTCGGTGGCTCAGATAATGGTCTAGATTATTCTGGATATGAGCAAGAAAACATGCTGTTTAGAGTAGGTTATGAAAACGACCATCACCAATTTGAAATAAGCCACACTCGCTACAAAGATGAAGGTCGTAAGCCGTGGGCTAACCGACGCGGAGAGATGCCCGACATTACAGAGTGGACCATAAAAAAATATGGCTCACTAGAAGCTGCAAAATACGCATACACGGTTTACAACGAATACACCGATAACACGACAACTGCTTCATATCATTACATGCCGTCTAGTCCTTACATTGATTTCAACATTAAGGCTGCACGCTCTGAAAATGATCGTCACTGGGTTCGTCCAGATATTGCATTTGAAAAAATGTGGGTGTCAGTGGGTAGTTATGGGCATGAATCATGGCTTAGCTACAAGCGAGATTTTGTTGATATCTACAACCAAGCGATACTTGGTAACCACAC contains these protein-coding regions:
- a CDS encoding putative 2-aminoethylphosphonate ABC transporter permease subunit translates to MMQSKQRIQQRVTPLLARVSKDNVILFSLLASLSVVMVLFILMPLWAMLKKSVQNGEGEFVGLQNFATYFSSASLWQSVGNTFTLGLLVTVVVGVLAFGYAYALTRSCMPMKGLFQVLGSAPILAPSLLPAISLIFLFGNQGIAKEVLGGHSVYGLIGISLGLIFWTFPHALMILTTSLRTSDARLYEAARALNTSPIKTFFVVTLPAAKYGLISTLIVVFTLVVCDFGVPKVIGGSYNVLSTDIFKQVVGQQNFSMGAVTSILLLLPAALAFGVDRWVQKKQKSLFDTRSVAYQPQPSVIRDSVCFIYCLTISAAVVVVLGMAIYGSMVTFWPWNKALTLNNYNFAEMSTYGWTPFYNSLTLGAWAAIIGTVLIFLGAYGIEKGRAFAPIRQVMQMLSVVPMAVPGMVLGLGYIFYFNDLNNPLNFLYGTMTFLVINTVVHYYTVGHMTALTALKQLPAEIEATAASVNLPQYKLFFKVTVPVCLPAILDIATYLFINALTTTSAVVFLYSTDTIPASVSVLNMDDAGQTGAAAAMAVMIMLAAASAKVVHLIVNKLFEKRTQAWRKR
- a CDS encoding putative 2-aminoethylphosphonate ABC transporter ATP-binding protein produces the protein MSNSTYLNIENVVKQFGQFTALKNISLSIEKGEFVCFLGPSGCGKTTLLRAIAGLDLPTSGRIEQNQVDTTFLPPEKRDFGIVFQSYALFPNLTVEENIAIGLKNQGMSNKEALEAVESWLETIGLPGSGQKYPNQLSGGQQQRVALARALALSPGLLLLDEPLSALDAKVRTHLRDEICQLQRKLGITTIMVTHDQDEALTMADRIVVMNHGVIEQVGAPQEIYQKPATRFVAEFVGCMNFIETSVIADSKMRIAESILTLPELDNLDANVGDRFDIAVRPEQIQFVDRFSESLPVRIVSSEFLGAFYRVECELQHDPRAKQIVVDVPVKTFNDMKLRRGDIRYVALDQEGLRAYSSNERLVSKDEAA
- a CDS encoding TonB-dependent receptor domain-containing protein, whose translation is MSIYSNPTFKLSLLSIALFQSFSAVSSEVTDESVEVIGVQYAKPITVSEPGQTTIDWQEVEEQQYSNFASLIDSVPGAHLDGGARSGGERINIRGFSDPSDIAVFVDGAPIGFQQYRYGTFFFDPFLIGEAEIIKGAHDYRALNGKFGGTIHIKTKTVDDLLAPGENFGFRANQRYNTNGDSMAYNLSVYGKSDTGFYYIANGSVTDSDDIHVGGSDNGLDYSGYEQENMLFRVGYENDHHQFEISHTRYKDEGRKPWANRRGEMPDITEWTIKKYGSLEAAKYAYTVYNEYTDNTTTASYHYMPSSPYIDFNIKAARSENDRHWVRPDIAFEKMWVSVGSYGHESWLSYKRDFVDIYNQAILGNHTLVAGLQYQRTERDSLVFNASYDSKAEKNYGWYTPYYEPSGTQKTYAAYIADHFQATPNFMITPSVRYEYVVSEGKGNAAPDYNDPAAGHDYSETTHEGFSPRIDLDYEATDNTRLNFSYAYALKTPTIDNLYSVQYARATATATARDLEVSRIHAYQASIINITDGLFSDSDSIGTELTVFYNDVSDHVHNRVGANLDKETSENQSWNTNLDGYKNHGFELISQYRIADFFSDFSVAYVRGKYKGSLADSTGSDEDFPNTPPLNINLGLGYEWSEGLTTGWKLRWYDAQTKTGEDKTYSNQPSEQYTLQDIYATWEVQQVKGLSFGAVVTNLTDRYYEAYLSNGVASPGREVKLSAAYQF